In one Mycoplasmopsis canis PG 14 genomic region, the following are encoded:
- a CDS encoding cation-translocating P-type ATPase, whose product MTNKLNDEYVKNRIGLTSDEFKKALEIYGPNKIKSDKKINIFKVFFSQFKDFMIILLLIAAIFSLSVAFYETFGTSHKPETKDIIISFVEPFIILIVIILNSCLGTYQEIKSDQAVKALEKNNQLNAKVIRDGKIISIPSLDVVPGDLLIVEAGDSVSADGILIEAFSLQAVESALTGESLPIDKKVDLNLEISNLSLGERYNYLFSGTHITNGRGIVLVTETGLNTEIGKINKMIETQDVQMTPLQIKLNKLSKIFGITGVILLFLTTISQLIITNTLLIEGGWSSPNTYSSALIVGISLAVAAIPEGLITFTTVLLAIGVSKMTKENVIIKAFPAVETLGSTSIICSDKTGTLTENKMTVVKFWDVETESEPETSKALSYLVACCDASVTLKENGEYAEVGDPTETGILVYGLQNQNSANDFYLSHNKLDSIPFDSDRKAMSILVDSYEKENNIIIVKGAPDVILSKSNNVKPEYMQKVEKWSNNAYRVIAVAYKEVSKDKKTLEIDDENNLTFLGIIGMIDPARSGVKESIDEALGAGIKPIMITGDHLTTAVAIAKELGIYKEGDLAITGAQLSKMSDEELFNTVEKISVYARVNPSDKLRIVKSWQSHKQVVAMTGDGVNDAPALKASDVGLAMGITGTDVSKQAADVILTDDNFTTIVKGIKSGRETFDRIKSVILNLLVSSLTEIIVMLFGLFVLSFIFKDSIKGKDLIILSASQLLWINLLTHGLPAIALGMTPNDVPVMNRKPFSKFESIFSRGMGIQLIIQSLVLSVASVLSYLFIGLYAQSQNINGDNFIRLTSTAMFITLGVGASLNSLNLMTKNSIFISSIKKYKLVYLASIFSTICVLFAAFVPGVRDVFKMAEISLIENYTYVYWLVPILLGTTLVIYNEIVKFYKNILKK is encoded by the coding sequence ATGACAAATAAATTAAATGATGAATACGTAAAAAATCGTATAGGCCTTACAAGTGATGAATTTAAAAAAGCACTTGAAATATACGGACCAAACAAAATTAAAAGTGATAAGAAAATCAATATTTTCAAAGTCTTTTTTTCACAATTTAAAGACTTTATGATTATTTTACTTTTAATTGCTGCCATTTTTAGTTTGAGTGTTGCATTTTACGAGACATTTGGTACAAGTCATAAACCAGAAACAAAAGACATTATCATTAGTTTCGTTGAACCATTTATAATTTTAATAGTTATAATTTTGAATTCGTGTCTTGGTACTTATCAAGAAATAAAAAGTGATCAAGCAGTAAAGGCACTTGAAAAAAATAATCAACTAAATGCAAAAGTAATAAGAGATGGAAAAATAATTTCTATCCCATCTCTTGATGTAGTTCCGGGTGATCTTTTAATAGTTGAAGCCGGAGATTCGGTTAGTGCCGATGGAATTTTAATTGAAGCTTTTTCGTTACAAGCCGTTGAATCAGCATTAACGGGAGAATCATTACCAATTGATAAAAAAGTAGATTTAAATCTTGAAATTAGCAATTTATCATTAGGAGAAAGATATAATTATTTATTCTCTGGAACACATATAACTAATGGTAGAGGTATTGTTTTAGTCACTGAAACTGGATTGAATACCGAAATTGGTAAAATCAACAAAATGATTGAAACACAAGATGTTCAAATGACTCCTTTACAAATTAAATTAAATAAATTAAGTAAGATCTTTGGAATTACTGGTGTTATACTATTATTCTTAACTACAATATCACAGCTAATTATTACTAACACATTATTAATTGAGGGAGGTTGAAGTTCTCCAAACACATATTCAAGCGCTCTTATAGTCGGTATTTCTTTAGCTGTGGCCGCAATACCTGAGGGCTTAATAACATTTACAACAGTTTTACTTGCTATAGGTGTTTCTAAAATGACTAAAGAAAATGTTATTATAAAAGCTTTTCCAGCGGTAGAGACACTTGGATCAACAAGTATAATTTGTTCTGATAAAACAGGAACATTAACAGAAAACAAGATGACTGTTGTTAAATTTTGGGATGTTGAAACTGAAAGTGAACCAGAAACTTCGAAAGCTTTATCTTATTTAGTTGCGTGTTGTGACGCTTCAGTAACCTTAAAGGAAAATGGAGAGTACGCAGAAGTTGGGGACCCAACAGAAACAGGTATTCTTGTTTATGGATTACAAAATCAAAATTCTGCAAATGATTTTTATCTTTCACACAATAAATTAGATTCAATTCCATTTGATAGCGATAGAAAAGCTATGTCTATTTTGGTTGACTCTTACGAGAAAGAAAATAACATTATTATTGTAAAGGGTGCTCCGGATGTTATTTTATCTAAGTCTAATAATGTAAAACCTGAATATATGCAAAAAGTTGAAAAATGATCAAATAATGCATATAGGGTTATAGCTGTAGCATATAAAGAGGTTTCAAAAGATAAAAAGACTCTCGAAATTGATGATGAAAATAATTTAACATTTTTAGGCATTATTGGTATGATAGACCCTGCTAGAAGCGGTGTTAAAGAAAGCATTGACGAAGCATTAGGTGCAGGAATCAAACCAATTATGATTACTGGTGATCATTTAACTACAGCGGTTGCAATTGCTAAGGAATTAGGGATTTACAAAGAAGGTGATTTGGCAATTACAGGTGCCCAATTGTCTAAAATGAGTGATGAAGAGCTCTTTAATACTGTTGAAAAAATATCTGTTTATGCAAGAGTTAATCCATCAGATAAATTAAGAATTGTTAAGTCTTGACAATCACATAAACAAGTTGTTGCTATGACAGGTGATGGTGTAAATGATGCTCCAGCTCTTAAAGCAAGTGACGTTGGTTTAGCTATGGGGATAACAGGAACAGACGTTTCTAAACAAGCTGCTGATGTTATTTTAACAGATGATAACTTTACAACAATTGTTAAAGGTATTAAAAGCGGAAGAGAGACATTTGACAGGATTAAGTCGGTTATATTAAACTTATTAGTTTCATCTTTAACCGAAATTATTGTTATGCTTTTTGGTTTATTTGTTTTATCTTTTATATTTAAAGATTCAATAAAAGGTAAAGATTTAATAATTCTTTCTGCCTCACAGTTATTATGAATTAATTTACTAACTCACGGTCTACCAGCCATAGCATTAGGAATGACACCGAATGATGTCCCGGTTATGAATAGAAAACCATTTTCAAAATTTGAAAGTATTTTCTCAAGAGGTATGGGGATTCAATTAATTATACAAAGTCTTGTATTGAGTGTAGCTTCTGTATTATCTTATTTATTCATAGGATTATATGCGCAAAGTCAAAACATTAATGGAGATAATTTTATAAGACTAACATCAACAGCTATGTTTATAACACTAGGTGTAGGAGCTAGTTTAAATTCGCTTAATTTAATGACTAAGAATTCGATTTTTATTTCAAGCATTAAGAAATATAAATTAGTTTACTTAGCAAGTATTTTCTCAACAATATGCGTATTATTTGCTGCTTTTGTCCCTGGCGTTAGAGATGTGTTTAAAATGGCTGAAATTTCTTTAATAGAAAACTACACTTATGTTTATTGATTAGTTCCTATTTTGTTAGGAACAACACTAGTTATTTACAACGAGATAGTTAAGTTTTATAAAAATATTTTAAAAAAATAG
- the deoC gene encoding deoxyribose-phosphate aldolase, with protein sequence MNYNKMIDHTYLKPEATEKDIDKLIDEAKKYGFKTVCVNSSWVKYASEKLKGSDVEITSVVGFPLGAMITQAKAHETKLAIDHGANEIDMVINIGRFKQGDYEYVLNDIKKVKEACGSHVLKVIIETALLSTDEIKKATEIVMKSGAEFIKTSTGFSFRGANLDDVKTMKSVCGDTLLIKAAGGISNMDDLKAMYEAGATRFGTSRSVAIVEGQESKGGY encoded by the coding sequence ATGAATTACAATAAAATGATAGATCATACATATTTAAAACCTGAAGCAACAGAAAAAGATATTGATAAATTAATCGATGAAGCAAAGAAATACGGTTTTAAAACAGTGTGTGTAAACTCTTCATGAGTTAAATACGCTTCTGAAAAATTAAAGGGAAGTGATGTAGAAATTACAAGTGTTGTTGGTTTCCCTTTAGGAGCAATGATCACTCAAGCAAAAGCACATGAAACAAAACTTGCTATTGATCATGGTGCTAATGAAATAGATATGGTTATTAATATTGGTCGTTTTAAACAAGGTGATTATGAATATGTTCTAAATGACATCAAAAAAGTTAAAGAAGCATGTGGATCACATGTATTGAAAGTTATTATTGAAACAGCTTTATTATCTACTGATGAAATTAAAAAAGCAACTGAAATAGTTATGAAATCAGGTGCTGAATTTATTAAAACTTCAACAGGATTTAGCTTTAGAGGAGCAAATCTTGACGATGTTAAAACAATGAAAAGTGTATGTGGTGACACATTATTAATTAAAGCCGCTGGTGGTATTAGTAATATGGATGATTTAAAGGCTATGTACGAAGCCGGAGCTACAAGATTTGGTACTAGTCGTTCAGTTGCGATTGTTGAAGGACAAGAATCAAAAGGTGGATACTAA
- a CDS encoding pyrimidine-nucleoside phosphorylase — MRVVDIIEKKKRNHELTDEEIKFLINSYVSGKTPDYQMSAFLMTVVFNSMSSREIASMTKYMMHSGDVIDLSEIPGIKVDKHSTGGVGDKTTLAVAPIVAACGAPVAKMSGRGLAQTGGTIDKLESIPGFNVELTERQFIEQVKKHGISVIGQSGQLVPADKKLYALRDVTATVDSIPLIASSIMSKKLATGSNAILLDVKCGNGAFMKDVESATHLARTMINIGKELNVDVRAEITNMNRPIGREIGNKNEVIEAIKTLKGEGPADFNELVYSSCATILEQAKIAKNHEEAEKMVKEVIENGKALEKFYEFVTLQGGDAEILKGNNFWNPKHKLEVKSDKEGFLEIFDSLTFGLVSMKLGAGRQTKEDSLDFEAGITLNKKTNEYVEKGDVLFTLYSSNPIDVKLVEELSIAYKFNDKQVENKIIIDKLK; from the coding sequence ATGCGTGTAGTTGATATTATTGAAAAGAAAAAAAGAAATCATGAATTAACTGATGAAGAAATTAAGTTCTTAATTAATTCATATGTTTCAGGTAAAACACCTGATTACCAAATGAGTGCATTTTTGATGACGGTTGTTTTTAATTCTATGTCATCAAGAGAAATTGCATCAATGACCAAATATATGATGCATTCAGGTGATGTTATTGACCTTTCTGAAATACCTGGTATTAAGGTAGATAAACACTCTACAGGTGGTGTTGGGGACAAGACAACATTAGCAGTTGCTCCAATTGTTGCTGCTTGCGGTGCACCTGTTGCGAAAATGAGTGGTCGTGGACTTGCTCAAACAGGAGGAACCATTGATAAACTTGAATCTATACCAGGATTTAACGTTGAATTAACAGAAAGACAATTTATTGAACAAGTAAAAAAACACGGTATCTCAGTTATTGGTCAAAGTGGGCAATTAGTTCCTGCTGATAAAAAATTATATGCTTTAAGAGATGTTACTGCAACAGTTGACTCTATTCCTCTTATTGCTTCTTCAATTATGTCTAAGAAATTGGCAACAGGTTCAAATGCTATTTTATTAGATGTTAAATGTGGGAATGGTGCTTTCATGAAAGATGTTGAAAGTGCTACACACCTTGCAAGAACAATGATAAATATTGGTAAAGAATTAAATGTTGATGTTAGAGCAGAAATAACAAATATGAATAGACCAATTGGTAGAGAAATAGGTAATAAAAACGAAGTTATTGAAGCTATAAAAACATTAAAAGGTGAAGGTCCTGCTGATTTTAATGAATTAGTTTATTCTTCATGTGCAACAATTCTTGAACAAGCTAAAATCGCTAAAAATCATGAAGAAGCCGAAAAAATGGTTAAAGAAGTTATTGAAAATGGAAAAGCGCTTGAAAAATTCTATGAATTTGTAACTTTACAAGGTGGTGATGCTGAAATTCTTAAAGGAAATAATTTCTGAAACCCAAAACACAAATTAGAAGTAAAATCTGACAAAGAAGGTTTCTTAGAAATTTTTGATAGTTTAACTTTTGGACTTGTTTCAATGAAGTTAGGTGCAGGAAGACAAACAAAAGAAGATTCATTAGATTTTGAAGCAGGAATTACCTTGAACAAAAAAACAAATGAATATGTTGAAAAAGGTGATGTATTATTTACTTTATACTCATCAAACCCAATTGATGTTAAATTAGTGGAAGAATTATCAATTGCATATAAATTTAATGATAAACAAGTTGAAAATAAAATTATCATTGATAAACTTAAATAA
- the deoD gene encoding purine-nucleoside phosphorylase → MTPHINAKKGEIAKTVIMPGDPLRAKYIAETFLDPGFKQVNSVRNMFMFTGTYKGKPVTVAGSGMGCPSIGIYSYELFKFYDVDRIIRIGSAGSYQKDLGLYEVVLASEAVADSDAFRRIALGKEGTVATPSAKLNAEIESIAKDLGHKLTVGRVHSSDVFYSVVPLEKRINDTQAVCVEMESYALFTNAEATGKEAACLLTISDNLITHEETTAEERQTAFTKMMEIALNLAK, encoded by the coding sequence ATGACACCACACATTAATGCAAAAAAAGGTGAAATAGCTAAAACAGTTATTATGCCAGGAGATCCATTAAGAGCTAAATATATAGCTGAAACATTCTTAGACCCAGGGTTTAAACAAGTTAATTCAGTTAGAAATATGTTTATGTTTACAGGAACATACAAAGGAAAACCAGTTACAGTTGCTGGTAGCGGTATGGGATGTCCATCAATAGGGATTTATTCATACGAATTATTTAAATTCTACGATGTTGATAGAATCATAAGAATTGGATCAGCTGGATCATATCAAAAAGATTTAGGATTATATGAAGTTGTTTTAGCATCTGAAGCAGTTGCGGATTCAGACGCATTTAGAAGAATAGCCTTAGGAAAAGAAGGGACTGTTGCTACTCCTTCTGCGAAATTAAATGCAGAAATTGAAAGCATTGCAAAAGATTTAGGTCACAAATTAACAGTAGGAAGAGTTCATTCATCTGATGTATTCTATTCAGTTGTTCCGCTTGAAAAAAGAATTAATGACACTCAAGCTGTTTGTGTTGAAATGGAATCATATGCTTTATTTACTAATGCTGAAGCAACAGGAAAAGAAGCTGCTTGTTTATTAACAATTAGTGATAACCTAATTACACATGAAGAAACAACTGCTGAAGAACGTCAAACAGCATTCACAAAAATGATGGAGATTGCTTTAAATTTAGCAAAATAA
- the mutM gene encoding bifunctional DNA-formamidopyrimidine glycosylase/DNA-(apurinic or apyrimidinic site) lyase, which translates to MPEYPEVTVVQRSLNTFVQMKRITKVEVKVEKLIKNTDVKGFTVFLKDKKIINVENFGKFLVFNFSDGSRMISHLRMSGKYFMRDAKDPNLYAYKHDCVYFSLDNDIVMVYNDSRMFGSLEIIEKSDNRTIFEIKKLAKLPGELDKEELYNKIKNKSISIKKILLDQSLVLGIGNIYADESLFAARIYPMTKAKDVSFKKLSEVLDHAQKIMDKSILLGGSTVNSYSSVNGISGKFQNNLLVYGRSGQKCLVCNTGIIQKVKLDFTENGRGTSFCDVCQKGINE; encoded by the coding sequence ATGCCAGAATATCCAGAAGTAACTGTTGTACAAAGGTCCTTAAATACGTTTGTACAAATGAAAAGAATAACTAAAGTTGAAGTTAAAGTTGAAAAACTGATAAAAAATACAGATGTGAAAGGATTTACTGTATTTTTAAAAGATAAAAAAATAATAAATGTCGAGAATTTCGGGAAATTTTTAGTGTTTAATTTTAGTGATGGGTCTAGAATGATTTCTCATTTAAGGATGTCAGGAAAATACTTTATGAGAGATGCGAAAGATCCTAACCTATATGCTTATAAACATGATTGCGTTTATTTTTCGCTAGATAACGATATAGTTATGGTTTATAATGATTCTAGAATGTTTGGATCTTTAGAAATTATTGAAAAAAGTGATAATAGAACTATTTTCGAAATTAAAAAGTTAGCAAAATTGCCCGGTGAACTAGACAAAGAAGAGTTATACAACAAAATAAAAAATAAGAGTATTAGCATAAAAAAAATCTTACTAGATCAATCATTGGTGTTAGGTATTGGAAATATTTATGCCGACGAATCTTTATTTGCTGCCAGAATTTATCCAATGACTAAAGCAAAAGATGTATCATTTAAAAAACTATCAGAAGTTCTTGACCATGCTCAAAAAATAATGGACAAAAGTATATTGCTTGGTGGTAGTACCGTTAACAGTTACAGCTCTGTTAATGGGATATCAGGAAAATTTCAAAACAATCTTTTAGTATATGGAAGAAGCGGTCAGAAATGCTTAGTTTGCAACACAGGGATTATACAAAAAGTTAAGTTAGACTTTACAGAAAATGGAAGAGGAACTTCGTTCTGTGATGTTTGTCAGAAAGGTATTAATGAATAA
- a CDS encoding isochorismatase family cysteine hydrolase, giving the protein MNKVVFVIDLIKGFTVKGDLSDKRINSVIPVVKDILNNQKENIYFICDSHSENDIEMQQYPIHCISNTEESEVVDELKPFVLKNESNIIKKNTTNGFHEVKKSLLRKFDEFVLVGCCTDICVMQFALSLRTWLNKFHLDKNVVVYENGVNTFDSPEHNGDEFHEFALKIMRNAGIIIKEWK; this is encoded by the coding sequence ATGAATAAAGTTGTTTTTGTTATAGATTTAATAAAAGGGTTTACAGTTAAGGGCGATTTATCAGATAAAAGGATTAATTCAGTTATACCTGTTGTTAAGGATATCCTTAATAATCAAAAAGAAAATATTTATTTTATTTGTGACTCGCATTCAGAAAATGATATAGAGATGCAACAATACCCAATTCACTGCATCTCTAATACTGAAGAATCAGAAGTTGTTGATGAATTAAAGCCTTTTGTTTTAAAAAATGAGTCCAATATAATTAAAAAAAATACAACAAATGGATTTCATGAAGTCAAGAAAAGCTTACTAAGAAAATTTGATGAATTTGTGCTAGTGGGTTGTTGTACTGATATTTGCGTTATGCAATTTGCTTTATCACTAAGGACATGATTAAATAAATTTCATTTAGACAAAAATGTTGTAGTATACGAAAATGGTGTAAACACTTTTGATTCTCCGGAACATAATGGTGATGAATTTCACGAATTTGCTTTAAAGATAATGCGTAACGCAGGTATTATTATTAAAGAATGAAAATAA
- a CDS encoding Smr/MutS family protein: MKIIVDLHGLESKDAIITIQKHLFDLESNKIHEIDFITGKGSGILKVSLEDFINKHNEHSEFKIKLTQVNEGLYKIWIDQISSSYIAKGYQEFEITQEEVNEIFESFNKK, translated from the coding sequence ATGAAAATAATAGTAGATTTACATGGACTAGAATCTAAGGATGCTATAATAACTATCCAAAAACACTTATTTGATCTTGAAAGTAATAAAATTCATGAAATAGACTTCATAACAGGGAAGGGGTCCGGAATTCTCAAAGTTTCATTAGAGGATTTTATAAATAAACACAACGAACATAGTGAATTTAAAATTAAACTTACACAAGTAAACGAAGGTTTATACAAAATTTGAATAGATCAAATCTCTTCTTCCTATATTGCTAAAGGGTATCAAGAGTTTGAAATCACTCAAGAAGAGGTTAATGAAATATTTGAATCATTTAACAAAAAATAG
- the secDF gene encoding protein translocase subunit SecDF, whose protein sequence is MKLLSKIFKLTSWKRLIISALILIAAILSIAFGSVFYLGKNINNSNNYSGGTKIVIGIKSNKKIDSPETLKISKSLSERLKESSGISGITAEPYSSDKIIITKSGHLNDKDLESLINEVVIKPSFIATTTSLKPLFSNRKFNDNSNLDYDNLYLNTIPFKEEGAEYIERNGFNSIKISLNGIEGETEYSKATEYLLNNSESKEILFWLDLKELRDKAISDYPNDWDQANKDLWNFVHVGNTVYTTKQDGQKVENAFKEKELNIESRYLVFRSTINYVHNGPEVYINSNNLTNSQARALVEKINFSLSDYDLQVLSTKKEYVNENKAFLYAMIATLSVFVILSIIQIVNYGILGAVTSISIALYILLTLIIFTAVRGEYSPATITAILLGMLIQFDSSVIWFEKFKERYLNGDSIKKSFINTLRYNSVRIIDSSFVIFISMLIMFYLGGNEIKNFASLSVFWVIISLFGSLLFLKWITTSLATWSKLVNREKLFGINNYDKRFFTSFIQKELNYLKYSKVINILFICLIIISVIVFSIFAGINKDFSSGINTSKDFKNYYVINVYSSDNNAFLFDDLKTQKFMNYVSLQSSLNNQFNHIYAYSINEFKNIKGVTFEVNSINENILNELTKLSNEFSNGILQIENYEIINSSSIYSLKWMMIAISSSLLVIIIYYFIRFGLSFALSFLIIFVIESLIIFIILVLTRIEINNFIFLVIASIFLWSVNEKMIIFSEIKENIKFKYHKQILDKEEIINIANISISRKLKRTIISFISLVIFGIGAIIVSTNINLLNSILLIITLPVLLIFSSYIMINIWTKIYSLSEKRKQKRINNGYWKINKIEEQTFNGINDYI, encoded by the coding sequence ATGAAATTATTAAGTAAAATTTTCAAGTTAACTTCATGAAAAAGACTTATAATTAGCGCTTTGATTCTTATAGCAGCAATATTGTCAATTGCTTTTGGAAGTGTTTTTTATTTAGGCAAAAATATAAATAACTCAAACAATTATTCCGGCGGAACAAAGATCGTTATTGGGATAAAGTCAAATAAAAAAATTGACTCACCAGAGACTCTAAAAATTTCTAAATCTTTAAGCGAAAGATTAAAAGAAAGTTCTGGTATTTCAGGAATAACAGCGGAGCCATATTCTAGTGATAAAATTATAATCACAAAAAGTGGTCATTTAAACGATAAAGATTTAGAAAGTCTTATAAATGAAGTGGTTATTAAACCTAGCTTCATAGCTACCACAACTAGTTTGAAGCCTTTATTTTCGAACAGAAAATTTAATGATAATAGCAATTTAGACTATGATAATTTATATTTAAATACAATTCCTTTTAAAGAAGAGGGTGCTGAATACATTGAAAGAAACGGGTTTAATAGTATTAAAATTTCATTAAATGGTATCGAAGGCGAAACAGAATATTCTAAGGCTACAGAATATTTATTAAATAATTCAGAGTCTAAAGAAATACTTTTTTGATTAGATTTAAAAGAATTGCGTGATAAAGCCATTTCAGACTATCCGAATGATTGAGATCAAGCAAATAAAGACTTATGAAATTTTGTACATGTAGGAAACACCGTATATACAACTAAACAAGATGGACAAAAAGTAGAAAATGCTTTTAAAGAAAAAGAATTAAATATAGAGTCTAGATACTTAGTATTTAGATCTACAATAAATTATGTTCACAACGGACCTGAAGTATATATTAATAGTAATAACTTAACCAATTCTCAAGCAAGGGCACTTGTTGAAAAAATTAACTTCTCATTAAGTGATTATGATTTGCAAGTTTTATCAACTAAAAAAGAATATGTTAATGAGAATAAAGCATTTTTATATGCTATGATTGCTACTTTATCTGTATTCGTTATTCTTTCTATTATTCAAATTGTTAACTATGGTATTTTAGGTGCGGTTACTTCTATTTCGATTGCTTTATATATATTATTAACATTAATTATTTTTACTGCTGTAAGAGGAGAATATTCACCGGCAACAATAACAGCAATCCTTTTAGGTATGTTGATTCAATTTGATAGTTCTGTAATTTGGTTTGAAAAATTTAAAGAAAGATATTTAAACGGTGATTCTATCAAAAAGTCATTTATCAATACTTTAAGATATAATTCCGTTAGAATTATTGATAGTAGCTTTGTAATTTTCATTTCTATGTTAATTATGTTTTATTTAGGTGGTAATGAAATCAAAAACTTCGCCTCTTTATCTGTATTTTGAGTTATCATTTCTCTTTTTGGTTCGCTATTATTTTTAAAATGAATAACAACATCTTTAGCTACGTGATCTAAATTAGTGAATAGAGAGAAATTATTTGGAATAAATAACTATGATAAGAGGTTTTTTACATCATTTATTCAAAAAGAATTAAATTATCTAAAATACTCAAAAGTAATTAATATTTTATTTATTTGTTTAATAATTATTTCCGTAATTGTATTTTCAATATTTGCAGGAATAAATAAAGACTTTTCATCCGGAATTAATACATCTAAAGATTTTAAGAATTATTATGTTATTAATGTTTATTCAAGCGATAATAATGCTTTTCTTTTTGATGATTTAAAAACACAAAAATTCATGAATTATGTATCGCTTCAAAGTTCGTTAAATAATCAATTTAATCATATTTATGCTTATTCGATAAATGAGTTTAAGAATATTAAAGGGGTTACATTTGAAGTTAATTCAATAAACGAAAATATTCTAAATGAGTTGACTAAATTATCTAACGAATTTAGCAATGGCATTTTACAAATTGAAAATTATGAAATTATAAATTCTTCTAGCATTTATTCACTTAAATGAATGATGATTGCAATTTCATCTTCTCTTTTGGTAATAATAATATATTACTTTATTAGATTTGGACTTTCTTTTGCTTTATCTTTTTTGATTATTTTTGTTATTGAATCGTTAATTATTTTTATTATTTTGGTCCTTACCAGAATTGAAATAAATAATTTTATCTTCTTAGTTATAGCTTCTATATTCCTTTGATCAGTAAATGAAAAAATGATTATATTTAGTGAAATTAAAGAAAATATTAAATTTAAGTATCATAAACAAATTCTTGATAAAGAAGAAATTATAAATATTGCAAATATTTCTATTTCCAGAAAACTTAAAAGAACAATTATTTCATTTATTTCTTTAGTAATTTTTGGAATTGGAGCAATAATAGTATCTACGAATATTAACTTATTAAATTCTATATTATTAATTATTACATTACCTGTTCTATTAATTTTTTCATCTTATATAATGATTAATATTTGAACAAAAATATATTCACTGAGTGAAAAAAGAAAACAAAAAAGAATTAATAACGGATACTGAAAGATTAATAAAATCGAAGAACAAACCTTTAATGGAATTAATGATTATATTTAA
- the ruvB gene encoding Holliday junction branch migration DNA helicase RuvB has translation MQTIKMKQQLELRPKSFDDFVGQKNLIKTLQALIKSSKLQHKVLPHILFYGSPGMGKTTLVSLIGNEVKCQIHFIQGANIEKKSDLINVLSVINEGDIVFIDEIHSINKNVIEFLYSAMEDFVFDLIIGVEGNSRPMRMKIKKFTLVGATTKINEITQPLKDRFGYIGRLVNYEKEEVCKIIKISAKKLNIDINNDNVDRIASYSRKTPRIANNLLQRVNDFALSLNNGEINSKIINKTFKYLGLYEFGLTKDHIEYLEILKENFYEKYASLLTISGLIKTDKENIILEIEPILLFYNLIEKNSRGRRITTKGIDYILRQKI, from the coding sequence TTGCAAACAATAAAAATGAAACAACAATTAGAACTTAGGCCTAAAAGTTTTGATGATTTTGTAGGACAAAAAAACTTAATTAAAACTTTACAAGCTTTAATAAAAAGTTCCAAACTTCAACATAAAGTTTTACCACATATTCTATTTTATGGGAGCCCTGGAATGGGTAAAACGACCTTAGTTTCCCTTATAGGAAACGAAGTAAAATGTCAGATTCATTTTATACAGGGTGCTAATATCGAAAAGAAAAGTGACTTAATCAATGTTTTATCTGTTATAAATGAAGGAGATATCGTTTTCATTGATGAAATACATAGTATAAACAAAAATGTTATAGAGTTTTTATATAGCGCAATGGAAGATTTTGTTTTTGATTTAATTATAGGAGTTGAAGGAAATTCGAGACCAATGCGTATGAAAATAAAAAAATTCACCTTAGTAGGGGCTACAACAAAAATAAATGAAATAACACAACCACTGAAAGATAGGTTTGGTTACATTGGAAGACTAGTAAATTATGAAAAAGAAGAAGTTTGTAAAATTATAAAAATATCTGCAAAAAAACTGAATATAGATATAAATAATGATAATGTAGATAGAATAGCGAGTTACTCTAGGAAAACACCCAGAATTGCTAACAACCTTTTGCAAAGGGTTAATGACTTTGCCTTATCATTAAACAACGGAGAGATAAATTCTAAAATCATTAATAAAACTTTTAAATATTTAGGTCTATATGAATTTGGTTTAACTAAGGATCATATAGAATACTTAGAAATTTTGAAAGAAAACTTTTACGAAAAATACGCTTCTTTATTGACCATTTCCGGCCTTATAAAAACCGATAAAGAAAATATAATTTTAGAAATCGAACCAATATTGCTTTTTTATAATTTGATAGAAAAAAATTCGAGAGGAAGAAGAATTACAACTAAAGGTATTGATTATATATTGAGACAAAAAATTTAA